Proteins encoded by one window of Geobacter sp. DSM 9736:
- a CDS encoding cytochrome b N-terminal domain-containing protein — protein sequence MFREFLRHLFPRVVLEKNLRLTYTFCLGGLAFSALLILGATGLLLLFYYQPTPDRAFPSILFLEEAVRGGKYLRSVHRLASHLLLILIFLHTLRVVLTGAYRKPRELNWVIGCLLLCLALLEAYTGYLLPMDQLALWATETGMKLVEAAPFGASVKALLVPDGVGESLSLLRFYVLHVAVTPLALLLLSLLHFYRIRKNKGVLPYL from the coding sequence ATGTTCAGAGAATTCCTGCGACATCTGTTTCCCCGGGTAGTGCTGGAGAAGAATCTCCGTCTCACCTATACGTTCTGCCTGGGCGGGCTGGCTTTCAGTGCCCTGCTGATTCTGGGCGCGACGGGGCTGCTGCTCCTCTTCTACTACCAGCCGACACCGGACCGGGCATTCCCCTCGATCCTCTTTCTCGAAGAGGCGGTCCGGGGGGGAAAGTATCTGCGGAGCGTGCACCGGCTCGCATCCCATCTCCTCCTCATTCTGATCTTCCTCCACACCTTGCGCGTGGTGCTGACGGGTGCATACCGCAAGCCGAGAGAGCTTAACTGGGTGATCGGGTGCCTGCTACTCTGCCTCGCGCTGCTCGAAGCTTATACCGGGTACCTTCTTCCCATGGACCAGCTTGCGCTCTGGGCAACCGAAACGGGGATGAAGCTGGTGGAGGCAGCTCCGTTCGGGGCCTCGGTAAAGGCACTGCTGGTTCCCGACGGCGTCGGTGAAAGCCTGTCTCTCCTGAGGTTCTACGTGCTCCACGTCGCCGTCACGCCGCTGGCGCTCCTCCTCCTTTCACTGCTTCACTTCTACCGGATCAGGAAGAACAAGGGGGTGCTGCCATACTTGTGA
- a CDS encoding ubiquinol-cytochrome c reductase iron-sulfur subunit, whose product METAARSRRNFLGTLIAFIAGLFLLHRYLTPRMPLRQRRLVLPKAEVPPEGALVYRQARMAVIRSGESLHALELVCTHLGCTVSVTPGELVCPCHGSRFDREGNVIRGPADRPLKRHRVEISGQGFIILLS is encoded by the coding sequence ATGGAAACTGCTGCTAGATCGCGGAGAAATTTTCTCGGCACGCTGATCGCTTTCATCGCCGGCCTGTTTCTCCTGCACCGCTATCTCACTCCCAGGATGCCACTGCGTCAGCGGCGGCTCGTTCTGCCGAAGGCGGAGGTACCGCCCGAGGGAGCCCTGGTGTACCGGCAGGCCAGAATGGCTGTGATACGAAGCGGCGAGAGCCTCCATGCCCTGGAACTCGTCTGCACGCATCTAGGATGCACCGTCTCCGTTACCCCCGGCGAACTCGTCTGCCCCTGCCACGGCAGCAGATTCGACCGGGAGGGGAATGTGATCAGGGGTCCGGCGGACAGGCCCCTGAAGCGGCATCGCGTGGAAATATCCGGTCAGGGCTTCATCATCCTGCTTTCATAA
- the extO gene encoding selenite/tellurite reduction operon b-type cytochrome iron-sulfur cluster-binding subunit ExtO: MHLKILFIAVCLIAASATAHGGETCTVCHKVTVRGKHSQLPCLSCHLSESDTLGQPGLRANEGKGCTGCHQGYAALFSHSMGTRASERRFVERTWGAADGRFFEKKCDSCHIKGCLDCHGEEEHAIVKPADSSCAPCHKGYFVGGEYRGTAPREDHMRYQRGPEVFGETSLKMVPDVHFEAGLQCRDCHTMMSLVSGMRSAKGCRDCHRVDRNVIEHRIPAHLSRLECYACHSAWGAQEYGTFYLRFRNSPSREEYDLRGDDQEYVKSAYLKKQDAPPLGLNEAGRVSPIRPQFIAYATEIDHDRAVGRENRLLAAEWKAFFPHTVRRGTVMCEGCHDNPRRFLLEKKEHRIYRLKEDGMSLDSFWDRKGQRVTNGGYLPESRYGAMTARSPAYRKAYVEKWKLLLDRGEIFSAR; encoded by the coding sequence GTGCACTTGAAGATACTCTTCATCGCCGTCTGCTTGATCGCCGCTAGCGCCACGGCTCACGGGGGAGAAACCTGCACGGTCTGCCACAAGGTTACGGTGCGGGGAAAACATTCCCAACTCCCCTGCCTCTCCTGTCACCTTTCCGAGTCCGACACCCTCGGTCAGCCGGGACTCAGGGCGAATGAGGGGAAAGGATGTACCGGCTGCCACCAGGGATATGCGGCGCTCTTTTCCCACTCCATGGGAACCCGCGCCTCCGAGCGCAGGTTTGTCGAACGCACCTGGGGGGCGGCCGATGGGCGTTTTTTCGAGAAAAAATGCGACTCGTGCCACATAAAGGGCTGCCTCGACTGCCACGGAGAGGAAGAGCACGCCATCGTTAAACCCGCAGACTCGTCGTGTGCCCCATGCCATAAGGGGTATTTCGTCGGAGGGGAATATCGGGGAACTGCGCCGCGGGAAGACCACATGCGCTACCAGCGGGGGCCCGAGGTATTCGGAGAAACGTCTTTGAAAATGGTACCGGACGTTCATTTCGAAGCGGGGCTTCAGTGCCGCGACTGTCACACTATGATGAGCCTGGTTTCAGGGATGAGGAGCGCCAAAGGGTGCCGCGACTGCCACCGGGTCGACCGTAACGTAATAGAGCACCGGATTCCCGCGCATCTCTCCCGGCTGGAATGCTATGCCTGCCATTCCGCTTGGGGAGCACAGGAGTACGGCACCTTCTACCTTCGCTTCAGGAACAGCCCCTCCCGTGAAGAGTACGACCTGCGGGGAGACGATCAGGAATATGTGAAGAGCGCATATCTCAAAAAGCAGGATGCGCCCCCCCTGGGTCTTAACGAAGCCGGAAGGGTCAGCCCGATCCGCCCCCAGTTTATTGCTTACGCAACGGAGATAGACCATGACAGGGCTGTAGGACGTGAAAACCGTCTGCTGGCGGCGGAGTGGAAAGCATTTTTCCCGCATACGGTCCGTCGTGGAACTGTGATGTGTGAAGGATGCCACGACAATCCGCGGCGATTCCTGCTGGAAAAGAAGGAGCACCGAATATACCGGCTCAAGGAGGATGGGATGAGTCTCGACTCCTTCTGGGACAGGAAAGGACAGCGGGTGACCAATGGCGGCTATCTTCCTGAAAGCCGCTACGGAGCCATGACGGCAAGAAGCCCGGCTTACAGAAAGGCCTATGTCGAAAAATGGAAACTGCTGCTAGATCGCGGAGAAATTTTCTCGGCACGCTGA
- the extM gene encoding selenite/tellurite reduction operon c-type cytochrome ExtM, which translates to MHLLTRATRFASTALRMILLAGLPLWVGGCGTKTETCISCHSRLEEVSPTHRSCTACHGGVPSAATGKKAHQGMHGPRNPSDPAHWEETCGRCHRYQLERVRSTIMFTNAGMIRNIQLSWEGDDGRSYSARGGKAFDAGGNSLEYRPVAELENLSGELYRKFCSRCHIGTENGESHTAGHASGCAACHFPFNDISTYRGEDTTVQGKRPASASHRMTGLPGNDVCSRCHSRSGRIAFSYQGLYDGNNGMVPTRNGLPGPVMASGGRNLTHIVPDVHFAAGMDCIDCHTSRDIMGDSYSYRNMYLQTEIGCEDCHGSPTAPPRYKPIVRENEEAVRESKQYRFRMEAGRKMVLTTKGRPYSNVWYEGGRVKVLGKRSGKVFTSKVITGTPEHAVHGHERLECFTCHSRTVVQCYGCHTTYDRSATATDFILKKETPGEFSETEDYRALYPFPLALNQRGRISPVTPGCQTFVTVIEEDGTRSRNEYIARFKGKQQLRFAPFYSHNTGKRAIGCMECHGNPAFLGFGQHVASSRGIESTMLCEKSESKPLDGFLTMRGGKITAWSAITREHSRPLNQREVSRTLAVNTCLICHDRPADPIYRKELDFGALEDTLHRRLLDRR; encoded by the coding sequence ATGCACCTTCTGACTCGGGCAACACGGTTCGCGTCCACTGCGCTACGGATGATTCTTCTCGCTGGCCTCCCGCTGTGGGTGGGCGGATGCGGCACGAAGACAGAGACGTGCATATCCTGCCACAGCCGCCTTGAAGAGGTCTCCCCTACCCATCGCTCCTGCACCGCCTGCCATGGTGGGGTACCCAGTGCCGCCACGGGCAAAAAGGCGCATCAGGGAATGCACGGTCCACGCAATCCGTCGGACCCGGCGCACTGGGAGGAGACCTGCGGCCGCTGCCACCGCTATCAGCTGGAGCGGGTACGCTCGACCATCATGTTCACCAATGCCGGAATGATCCGCAATATTCAGCTTTCATGGGAAGGAGATGATGGACGGAGCTATTCCGCCCGGGGAGGAAAAGCCTTTGATGCAGGAGGAAACTCTTTGGAATACCGCCCGGTAGCCGAACTGGAGAACCTGTCGGGGGAGCTTTATAGAAAGTTCTGCTCCCGCTGCCACATAGGCACCGAGAACGGAGAATCGCACACCGCGGGACACGCCTCCGGCTGCGCGGCCTGTCATTTCCCCTTCAACGACATTTCCACATACCGTGGAGAAGATACGACCGTGCAAGGGAAAAGGCCTGCTTCAGCCAGCCACCGGATGACGGGTCTTCCGGGCAACGATGTCTGCTCCCGCTGCCACAGCCGCAGCGGAAGGATCGCATTTTCATATCAGGGTCTCTATGACGGGAACAACGGGATGGTCCCCACGCGCAACGGCCTCCCCGGCCCAGTGATGGCGAGCGGCGGGAGAAATCTGACGCATATTGTCCCGGACGTCCATTTCGCCGCCGGCATGGATTGCATAGACTGCCACACGTCGCGCGACATCATGGGGGACAGTTACTCCTACCGAAACATGTACCTCCAGACTGAAATCGGCTGCGAAGACTGTCACGGCTCCCCCACTGCGCCCCCCCGGTACAAACCCATCGTACGGGAAAACGAGGAGGCGGTGCGGGAATCGAAGCAGTACCGGTTCCGCATGGAAGCGGGCAGGAAAATGGTTCTGACCACGAAGGGCCGTCCCTACTCCAACGTCTGGTACGAAGGAGGGCGCGTCAAGGTGCTCGGGAAGCGCAGCGGCAAGGTATTCACCAGCAAGGTGATAACCGGGACACCGGAACATGCGGTACATGGCCACGAGAGGCTCGAATGCTTCACCTGCCATTCCCGCACCGTCGTGCAATGCTACGGCTGCCACACTACCTACGACCGCTCCGCCACAGCAACCGACTTCATTCTGAAAAAGGAAACCCCGGGAGAATTCAGCGAAACGGAAGACTACAGGGCGCTATACCCGTTCCCCCTTGCTCTCAACCAGCGGGGACGGATTTCCCCCGTCACCCCCGGTTGCCAGACCTTCGTAACTGTGATCGAAGAGGACGGCACGCGGAGCAGGAACGAGTACATCGCTCGCTTCAAGGGAAAGCAGCAGCTCCGGTTCGCCCCCTTTTACTCCCACAACACGGGAAAACGCGCCATCGGCTGCATGGAATGCCACGGCAACCCTGCGTTCCTCGGATTCGGGCAGCACGTCGCCTCGTCGAGGGGGATAGAGAGCACCATGCTCTGTGAGAAGTCTGAGTCCAAGCCTCTAGACGGCTTTCTCACCATGCGGGGGGGAAAGATCACAGCCTGGTCCGCGATCACCCGGGAGCATTCGCGACCGCTGAACCAGCGGGAAGTCAGCCGGACATTGGCGGTCAACACATGCCTCATCTGCCACGACAGGCCGGCAGACCCGATCTATCGAAAGGAACTGGATTTCGGTGCACTTGAAGATACTCTTCATCGCCGTCTGCTTGATCGCCGCTAG
- a CDS encoding rhodanese-like domain-containing protein: MNCKSMTAVLAAMIAFAGHAAADQAAPPAKPGNAKICTNCHKPDTNNLRGHWESVAMKSSSIQLKIDDRSEILRFDKGKVQVLNAPEKGDTEKMLRSIKKGHEVRIEFTEKDGVKYASVVASKPPIKLSPEEKIALPEVEKLVALGPQKGNYLLFDSRPAPRFKEGSIPTAVSLPFPEFDKNIDKLPQDKSTPIIFYCSGITCNMSPGSQKKAKALGYTNIKVFVEGMPAWLSKNYGVVTAPAMKDAYKDIPYVLLDARPSAAAEKGFIKGAVTFPAADDKALKLLPKKEMKAPVIVYDEDGKGNAAAVAKGIVKAGYTNVFVLTEGLAGWKKAQLPVETGKLAAKVTYVPKPKPGEFPMEDFKKLITSIPAGTVLVDVRNPDELGDGIIKGAVNIPADRIDQHLSEFKDKRVIAYCNTGTRAEMAYHALKAKGFTNAFFLNAKVDFDEGKPEISK; this comes from the coding sequence ATGAACTGCAAGAGTATGACGGCAGTCCTGGCGGCAATGATTGCCTTTGCCGGCCACGCTGCAGCCGACCAGGCGGCCCCCCCGGCAAAACCCGGCAATGCCAAGATCTGCACCAACTGCCACAAGCCCGACACGAATAACCTGCGCGGTCACTGGGAGAGCGTCGCGATGAAATCATCGTCGATCCAGCTCAAAATCGACGACCGCTCCGAAATTCTTCGCTTCGACAAGGGGAAGGTTCAGGTGCTCAACGCTCCCGAGAAGGGGGACACGGAGAAGATGCTCCGCAGCATCAAGAAAGGGCATGAGGTACGTATCGAGTTCACCGAGAAGGATGGCGTGAAGTACGCTTCGGTGGTCGCCTCCAAACCCCCCATCAAGCTTTCCCCCGAGGAAAAGATAGCCCTTCCGGAGGTCGAGAAGCTCGTGGCGCTTGGGCCGCAGAAAGGGAACTACCTTCTTTTCGATTCACGCCCCGCGCCCCGTTTCAAAGAGGGGTCGATTCCGACTGCGGTTTCGCTGCCCTTCCCCGAATTCGACAAGAATATCGACAAGCTTCCCCAGGACAAGAGCACGCCGATCATCTTCTACTGCAGCGGCATCACCTGCAACATGAGCCCCGGCTCGCAGAAGAAGGCGAAGGCGCTGGGATACACCAACATCAAGGTTTTCGTGGAAGGGATGCCGGCGTGGCTCTCCAAAAACTACGGCGTCGTAACGGCTCCTGCCATGAAGGACGCTTACAAGGACATCCCGTATGTTCTGCTCGATGCCAGGCCCTCCGCCGCTGCTGAAAAGGGTTTCATAAAGGGAGCGGTGACATTTCCTGCTGCCGACGACAAGGCGCTGAAGCTTCTGCCGAAGAAGGAGATGAAAGCCCCTGTGATCGTGTACGACGAGGATGGAAAAGGGAACGCTGCTGCCGTGGCCAAGGGGATCGTCAAGGCCGGTTATACCAACGTGTTCGTCCTGACGGAGGGGCTTGCCGGCTGGAAGAAGGCTCAGCTTCCGGTTGAGACTGGAAAGCTGGCCGCCAAGGTCACATATGTACCCAAGCCCAAGCCGGGTGAATTCCCCATGGAAGATTTCAAGAAGCTTATCACCTCGATTCCAGCAGGTACCGTGCTGGTCGATGTGCGCAATCCTGACGAACTGGGTGACGGCATCATCAAGGGCGCGGTCAACATTCCAGCTGACAGGATCGATCAGCATCTATCCGAGTTCAAGGATAAGAGGGTGATCGCCTACTGCAATACCGGAACCCGTGCAGAGATGGCGTATCACGCCCTGAAGGCGAAGGGCTTCACCAACGCCTTTTTCCTCAACGCGAAAGTCGATTTCGATGAGGGAAAACCTGAAATAAGCAAGTAG
- a CDS encoding methyl-accepting chemotaxis protein gives MKWFANRTIGTKLLIGFGLLALTTLIIGFIGIGSLRRSTASGTQMYELNTEPLGHLGRAGMTIQRSRVNIRGMLLDDSQERMEANAATIRKNDILLEKDLEHAAEAMIDLSTREEFNNLKSVLAGYRPVREKIISLALAGERDEALDLMRSEGLDYEKQLDASINKLLELKIDLAKENKERSSLTASRVMFLNMMFVGLGVALAVGLGIFISRMITAPLSKVVELATAIAEGDLTRTLDLRRKDEVGRLADAMNIMVEKLRSILLLLSKESRQVADSAGHLTSSAAQIANGTEEVSAQAVTLAAAGEEMAATSNDIAVSCSRAAEEAKDAGSSAVKGAEVVKETVAGMERLAGRVREAAATVERLGAGSDRIGSIVLTIEDIADQTNLLALNAAIEAARAGEQGRGFAVVADEVRALAERTARATREISAMIRDIQRDTRSAVVSMDEGVKEVERGTNEAESSSRALDEILSQIDAVTVQVNQIATAAEEQTATTGEIAGNIQQITQIIAETSRGTQETASEAQELARLSGELRSVVEQFKLAS, from the coding sequence ATGAAGTGGTTCGCAAACAGGACTATCGGAACAAAGCTTTTGATCGGGTTCGGCCTGCTGGCCCTTACCACTCTTATAATCGGGTTCATCGGAATCGGCAGCCTGAGGAGATCCACAGCTTCCGGTACGCAGATGTATGAGCTGAATACCGAACCTCTCGGCCACCTCGGACGTGCAGGTATGACTATCCAGAGGTCTCGCGTCAACATTCGCGGCATGCTCCTCGACGACAGTCAGGAACGTATGGAGGCTAATGCCGCAACTATAAGGAAAAACGACATCCTCCTGGAGAAGGATCTTGAACATGCAGCGGAAGCGATGATCGACCTCTCCACCAGAGAGGAGTTCAATAATCTGAAATCCGTTCTGGCCGGCTACCGTCCCGTGCGCGAGAAGATCATTTCCCTTGCCCTCGCAGGAGAGCGGGACGAGGCACTGGATTTGATGCGGAGCGAAGGGCTTGATTACGAGAAGCAGCTCGATGCATCCATCAATAAGCTGCTGGAGCTGAAGATCGATCTGGCGAAAGAGAACAAGGAGAGGAGTAGCCTAACTGCAAGCCGGGTGATGTTCCTGAACATGATGTTCGTCGGTCTTGGTGTGGCACTGGCTGTTGGACTCGGGATCTTCATCTCCCGGATGATAACGGCCCCTCTGTCCAAGGTCGTCGAACTGGCCACCGCCATCGCGGAGGGGGATCTGACCCGGACCCTGGACCTGCGGAGGAAGGATGAGGTGGGCCGGCTGGCGGATGCCATGAACATCATGGTGGAAAAGCTGCGTTCAATTCTGCTGCTCCTTTCCAAAGAAAGCAGACAGGTAGCCGATAGCGCCGGACATCTGACCTCATCGGCGGCACAGATAGCTAACGGAACAGAGGAGGTGTCGGCCCAGGCTGTAACTTTGGCGGCAGCCGGCGAGGAGATGGCGGCTACTTCCAACGATATAGCCGTCAGCTGCAGCAGGGCTGCTGAAGAGGCTAAGGATGCCGGCTCTTCGGCCGTCAAGGGTGCGGAGGTGGTCAAAGAGACCGTTGCAGGAATGGAACGCCTGGCGGGAAGGGTACGCGAAGCTGCGGCCACAGTCGAGCGCCTTGGGGCCGGCTCCGACAGGATCGGCAGCATAGTTCTCACTATAGAAGACATCGCCGACCAGACGAATCTCCTCGCACTCAATGCAGCCATCGAGGCAGCCAGGGCGGGTGAGCAGGGGCGTGGTTTCGCAGTCGTGGCGGACGAGGTGCGGGCACTTGCCGAGCGTACCGCCCGGGCGACCCGTGAGATCAGCGCCATGATCAGGGACATTCAACGGGATACCAGGTCGGCGGTAGTGTCCATGGATGAAGGAGTGAAGGAGGTCGAGCGGGGAACGAACGAGGCGGAGTCATCGTCACGGGCGCTTGACGAGATCCTTTCCCAGATCGACGCGGTGACGGTGCAGGTTAATCAGATAGCTACCGCCGCCGAGGAGCAGACTGCCACCACGGGCGAGATTGCCGGCAATATTCAGCAGATCACGCAGATCATCGCCGAGACCTCCCGTGGAACCCAGGAGACGGCGTCGGAGGCCCAAGAGCTGGCGCGTCTGTCCGGGGAACTGCGCAGCGTGGTTGAGCAATTCAAGCTGGCGTCGTAG